A stretch of Cicer arietinum cultivar CDC Frontier isolate Library 1 chromosome 5, Cicar.CDCFrontier_v2.0, whole genome shotgun sequence DNA encodes these proteins:
- the LOC101513497 gene encoding class I chitinase precursor, with protein MKMKLAIQFPILIVIVLVGWCWAEQCGKQAGGALCPGGLCCSKFGWCGSTSDYCGDGCQSQCGSGGGGVGSIISRDTFNQMLKHRDDSGCEGKGFYTYEAFIAAAKYFPDLGNNGDTATKKREIAAFLGQTSHETTGGWSSAPDGPYAWGYCFLREQNPSTYCQPSSEYPCASGKQYYGRGPIQLSWNYNYGQCGRAIGVDLLNNPDLVATDPVISFKTAIWFWMTPQSPKPSCHDVITGRWNPSTSDRAAGRLPGYGTVTNIINGGLECGRGHDSRVQDRIGFYKRYCDIFGIVYGDNIDCASQTPFASSLSFSSLLLQSKPSTPSQ; from the coding sequence atGAAGATGAAGTTGGCAATCCAATTTCCAATACTAATAGTAATAGTATTAGTAGGATGGTGTTGGGCGGAGCAATGTGGAAAACAAGCTGGTGGTGCGTTGTGCCCCGGTGGATTATGCTGCAGCAAATTTGGTTGGTGTGGTTCAACCAGTGACTATTGCGGTGATGGTTGCCAGAGTCAATGTGGAAGCGGTGGTGGTGGTGTTGGTAGCATCATATCGAGGGACACCTTCAACCAGATGCTGAAGCATCGAGACGATAGTGGTTGTGAGGGGAAAGGATTCTACACCTACGAAGCTTTCATTGCAGCTGCTAAGTATTTCCCTGATTTGGGTAATAACGGAGATACTGCAACTAAGAAAAGAGAGATTGCGGCTTTCTTGGGACAAACATCTCACGAAACGACAGGTGGATGGTCAAGTGCACCTGATGGTCCATACGCTTGGGGATATTGCTTTTTGAGAGAACAGAACCCAAGTACATACTGTCAACCAAGCTCTGAATACCCATGTGCTTCTGGTAAGCAATACTACGGTCGTGGTCCAATACAGTTATCTTGGAATTATAACTACGGACAGTGTGGTAGAGCAATTGGTGTTGATTTGCTTAATAACCCAGACCTTGTTGCTACCGACCCTGTTATTTCCTTCAAGACCGCTATATGGTTCTGGATGACCCCACAGTCACCCAAGCCATCCTGTCATGATGTTATCACCGGACGATGGAATCCTTCTACTTCTGATCGTGCGGCTGGTAGGCTTCCTGGTTATGGTACTGTTACCAACATCATTAACGGTGGACTTGAATGCGGTAGAGGACATGATAGCAGAGTTCAAGATCGGATCGGTTTTTACAAGAGATACTGTGACATCTTTGGTATTGTTTACGGAGATAACATTGACTGTGCTTCTCAAACACCATTTGCTTCTTCTCTATCCTTCTCATCATTGCTGCTCCAATCCAAACCATCCACACCTAGTCAGTAG